A window of the Zeugodacus cucurbitae isolate PBARC_wt_2022May chromosome 2, idZeuCucr1.2, whole genome shotgun sequence genome harbors these coding sequences:
- the LOC105214286 gene encoding omega-amidase NIT2, with product MLSMSHISKQIMRLVLLQLKVGEDKSSNIHNAIDKIAQAVNEYKPRLVTLPECFNCPYGTKYFRKYSETIPDGYTSQQLSASAKAHGIYIIGGTIPELGENDCIYNTCTIWDPAGKLIAKYRKMHLFDIDVEGGIRFKESETLTAGTNFTVIEIDGHKIGVGICYDIRFEELARVYRNEGCEMLIYPGAFNMTTGPLHWELLQRSRANDNQLYVVTTSPARDENAEYIAWGHSSVVNPWGQVLKTATQGEDLISVDIDFSIVQEVRAQIPTFKQRRLDMYTTTRLK from the exons ATGCTAAGTATGAGCCATATATCAAAAC AGATTATGAGATTGGTTCTGCTTCAATTAAAAGTTGGCGAGGACAAATCGTCGAACATACATAATGCTATTGACAAAATAGCACAAGCCGTAAATGAATATAAACCGCGTTTGGTAACGTTGCCAGAATGCTTTAATTGTCCTTATGGTACCAAATACTTTAGGAAATATTCTGAAACAATACCAGATGGATACACTTCCCAGCAGCTATCTGCCTCGGCGAAGGCTCATGGTATTTATATTATTGGAGGAACGATACCAGAACTAGGTGAAAATGATTGCATTTATAATACATGCACTATTTGGGACCCTGCTGGAAAATTGATTGCCAAATATCGTAAAATGCATCTTTTCGATATTGATGTTGAAGGAGGAATTCGTTTCAAAGAATCTGAAACCTTAACTGCTGGTACCAATTTTACTGTGATAGAAATAGACGGTCATAAGATTGGTGTTGGTATCTGCTATGATATACGTTTTGAAGAGCTGGCTCGAGTATATCGTAACGAAG GTTGTGAGATGCTAATATATCCCGGTGCATTTAATATGACTACTGGTCCCTTACATTGGGAACTTTTACAGCGTTCGCGAGCCAACGATAATCAATTATATGTTGTAACGACTTCGCCTGCTCGCGATGAAAATGCTGAATATATAGCTTGGGGTCACTCGAGCGTAGTTAATCCATGGGGACAAGTTTTGAAAACAGCTACGCAAGGCGAAGATTTAATTTCAGTTGATATTg ATTTTTCTATTGTACAAGAAGTTCGTGCACAAATTCCAACTTTCAAGCAGCGTCGTTTGGACATGTATACAACAAcacgtttaaaataa
- the LOC105214285 gene encoding uncharacterized protein LOC105214285 yields the protein MESSIGDLVRQRTSGDGMEEQKTNTSKEVDIKYDNLITRSVRRPTSVAIHENVHKKTSSSISTASNNSFLQPSLQTLYRRHEGSRNLAPVLPRGRLIQMIPHFVNPTKTMGTHKKNKPPKFIPYEPYTGATSFIEPNVQTPVSSTPKTTIKSKNNLDIGVLVSQMSTMRSKELGDRNRDECCGSSCLDTELEELRGDLRKMTEERDYYQGQFRFQTQVNSELKNLLVASVGEDMQSHVNVLTEDKLQLARALLDTAKNLTTHTDQIEFLASQCEVWRSKFLASSVMVEELARWKADLMQKNQILEESTKRLLHATHQMREMQLDILHNLKFVAKIRYLNLPSTDVISLSSENLNIVQQMVLHSGVGIPEGDVDILSTSKNPLCEAEKYAVQSLQFISQRLMATDEAIKALFGQVQRPYSRISAQN from the exons atggaaagttCTATTGGCGATTTGGTGCGACAACGAACCAGTGGCGATGGAATGGAAGAACAAAAAac TAACACGTCCAAAGAAGTTGATATTAAATACGATAATTTAATAACTCGTTCTGTCCGTCGACCAACTAGTGTTGCTAtacacgaaaatgttcacaaaAAAACATCAAGTAGTATTTCAACAGCTTCTAATAACTCATTCCTACAACCTAGTTTGCAAACACTTTATCGTCGACACGAAGGGTCACGAAATCTTGCACCAGTTCTACCAAGGGGTAGATTGATTCAAATGATTCCTCATTTCGTCAATCCGACTAAGACCATGGGCACACATAAGAAAAATAAGCCTCCAAAATTTATCCCATATGAGCCCTACACAGGCGCTACAAGTTTCATTGAACCAAATGTGCAAACCCCCGTTAGCTCAACGCCAAAAACAAcgataaaaagtaaaaacaatttaGATATTGGAGTACTTGTAAGTCAAATGTCAACAATGCGTTCAAAGGAATTAGGTGACAGGAACAGAGATGAGTGTTGTGGTAGCAGTTGCTTGGATACTGAATTAGAAGAACTAAGGGGCGATCTCCGAAAAATGACAGAGGAACGTGATTATTACCAAGGACAATTTAGATTTCAAACGCAAGTTAATTCTGAATTAAAAAACTTGTTAGTTGCTTCTGTAGGCGAAGATATGCAGTCGCATGTTAATGTGCTTACTGAAGATAAACTACAGTTAGCACGCGCGTTGTTAGATACCGCTAAAAATTTAACAACTCATACG gaTCAAATTGAGTTCCTTGCGAGCCAGTGTGAAGTGTGGCGTTCCAAATTCCTTGCTAGTAGCGTAATGGTAGAAGAACTAGCAAGGTGGAAAGCTGACCTAATGCAGAAGAACCAAATACTAGAAGAATCTACTAAACGATTATTGCACGCAACTCATCAAATGAGAGAAATGCAGTTAGACATtttacacaatttgaaatttgtagCAAAGATACGTTATCTAAACCTTCCTAGTACTGACGTAATTAGCCTTAgttcagaaaatttaaatattgtgcaaCAGATGGTACTACACTCTGGTGTTGGAATACCCGAAGGAGACGTTGATATTTTGAGTACTAGTAAAAATCCGCTTTGTGAAGCTGAAAAATATGCGGTACAGTCTTTACAATTCATTAGTCAGCGTTTAATGGCAACTGATGAAGCGATAAAAGCTCTTTTCGGGCAAGTTCAGCGACCATATAGTAGGATAAGTGCACAAAACtag
- the LOC114804240 gene encoding uncharacterized protein LOC114804240 gives MSSEKIDTIGKIELIEPTTGKLFFEHKTELIFCQPHLIALKSQSLYRLEEMQRKIERQLQDKHVDDPRMNNIQKRI, from the coding sequence ATGTCGTCTGAAAAAATCGATACCATCGGGAAAATTGAGTTAATTGAACCTACAACTGGGAAACTATTTTTCGAGCATAAAACTGAATTAATTTTCTGCCAACCGCACTTAATAGCTTTAAAATCGCAATCATTGTACCGTTTGGAGGAAATGCAGCGCAAAATAGAGCGACAATTACAAGATAAACACGTAGATGATCCTAGAATGAATAACATTCAAAAGCGTATCTAA
- the LOC105214284 gene encoding LMBR1 domain-containing protein 2 homolog: protein MAHLLTLAVIAALLLAGFLLFRYGNIPRQHIIVTLSVLMAWCFSFLIVFTIPLDVTNTLYRQCLQEHNDIGMSTTPAVFNQSQVEIESVAYSHCQAPWGMIPDDMFPNLWRIIYWSSQFLTWLIMPLMQSYLKAGDFTIKGKLKSALVENAIYYSSYLFICGILLIYIAAKGVSLDWQKLKAIASSSSNTWGLFLLVLLLGYALVEVPRSLWNNAMTGFTLQYAYFKLAKLSSSKAEAEENVDDVLESLQGINRAIPNDHELRPCVETILRKVPTELIERAIRNYARGGSNGGIPTNIPTEKSLIRIHKQVIKSLQTLQRSESLWSVQVETVLYLEDISRNMHSADRLFTSEFPSQRPQLCRALYSPSLHWYWECKCKTHFLKALSILTAIMSFMVVWSELTFFNRQPVLSIFAQAINIAKYNYKFFTIELFSMIVLCYLFYCTYSTILRIRFLNLYYLAPHHQTNEHSLIFSGMLLCRLTPPMCLNFLGLIHMDSHIIEKRILETYYTQIMGHMDVLSIISDGFNIYFPMCMLAFCLATWFSLGSRILNAIGFQQFLQNETIATELVQEGKDLIAREKRRRHRAEDAMSRRRDTTSVTNEYIAKYRNFGGTTAQVGALGPLRTPTDGLLCDRDRLGYETVSSPLNTRISPMGMTRSLSEEINERFGVSTHLEIDFKGLTQPLNDTEKSSDNFKDVTEGRERSPLRGLFDDV, encoded by the exons ATGGCACACTTGCTTACATTAGCGGTCATAGCCGCTTTACTACTAGCTGGATTTTTACTCTTTCGGTATGGAAACATTCCGCGTCAGCATATTATTGTAACATTATCTGTGTTGATGGCATGGTGTTTCTCTTTTCTTATTGTCTTCACTATTCCACTTGATGTCACAAAT ACTTTGTACCGACAATGTCTTCAAGAACATAACGATATTGGAATGTCGACGACACCTGCAGTTTTCAATCAGTCGCAAGTTGAAATCGAGTCAGTAGCTTATTCTCATTGTCAAGCTCCATGGGGCATGATTCCTGATGATATGTTTCCAAATTTGTGGAGAATAATATATTGGTCGTCACAGTTTCTTACTTGGTTAATTATGCCGCTTATGCAATCGTATTTGAAAGCAGGCGACTTTACCATTAAAGGAAAATTAAAGTCTGCTCTTGTCGAGAATGCAATATATTACAgttcatatttattcatatgtggcatattgttgatttatatagctgCGAAAGGCGTCTCTCTAGATTGGCAGAAGCTAAAAGCCATTGCATCTTCGTCTTCAAATACTTGGGGATTGTTTCTACTAGTGCTGCTGCTTG GCTACGCACTCGTCGAAGTACCTCGCTCATTATGGAATAATGCAATGACTGGTTTTACATTACAATACGCATATTTTAAATTAGCAAAACTAAGCTCGAGTAAGGCAGAGGCAGAAGAGAATGTAGACGATGTTTTAGAGTCTCTACAAGGAATAAACCGTGCCATCCCTAATGATCATGAGTTACGTCCATGTGTGGAGACAATACTACGCAAAGTACCAACAGAGCTTATTGAGCGTGCGATTCGGAATTATGCCCGTGGGGGTAGTAACGGGGGCATTCCTACAAATATACCAACAGAAAAGTCATTAATACGAATTCATAAGCAAGTAATTAAGTCGTTGCAGACATTACAACGTAGTGAATCCCTTTGGAGTGTACAGGTAGAGACAGTTCTGTACCTTGAAGATATATCACGAAATATGCATTCTGCGGATAGATTATTCACATCAGAGTTTCCATCCCAACGTCCTCAATTATGTAGAGCCCTTTATAGCCCATCATTGCATTGGTATTGGGAGTGCAAATGTAAAACGCACTTCTTGAAAGCTCTTTCCATTTTGACAGCAATTATGTCTTTCATGGTCGTATGGAGTGAACTTACATTTTTTAATCGACAACCGGTGCTTTCTATATTCGCTCAGGCTATAAATATTGCCAAGTATAACTATAAATTCTTTACtattgaattattttcaatGATTGTGTTGTGCTATCTCTTCTACTGCACTTATTCTACGATTTTGCGCATAcgttttttaaatctttattactTGGCTCCACATCATCAAACAAATGAGCACAGTTTAATTTTTAGTGGAATGCTGCTATGTCGGCTAACGCCACCAATGTGTCTTAATTTTCTGGGTCTTATACACATGGATTCGCATATAATTGAAAAG CGGATTCTCGAAACATACTATACCCAAATCATGGGTCACATGGACGTTTTAAGCATAATTTCAGAtggtttcaatatttattttccaatgTGTATGTTGGCATTTTGTTTGGCTACTTGGTTTAGTTTGGGTAGTCGCATTTTAAATGCTATAGGATTCCAACAATTCCTTCAGAATGAAACAATTGCAACGGAGTTGGTTCAAGAAGGCAAAGATTTGATTGCGCGAGAAAAGCGACGGCGCCATCGAGCCGAGGATGCAATGTCACGACGTAGAGATACAACATCTGTTACGAATGAATATATTGCTAAATATCGTAATTTTGGTGGAACCACCGCCCAAGTTGGTGCACTTGGCCCTTTACGCACACCAACTGATGGACTTTTGTGTGATAGAGACCGATTAGGATATGAGACTGTTTCATCACCCTTAAACACTCGTATTTCACCGATGGGAATGACGCGTAGTCTATCCGAAGAAATAAATGAACGTTTCGGAGTTAGTACTCATCTGGAAATTGATTTTAAAGGCCTCACGCAACCCCTAAATGATACTGAGAAGAGCTCTGATAATTTTAAAGACGTTACGGAAGGACGTGAGAGATCACCGCTTCGGGGGCTTTTTGATGATGTTTGA
- the LOC105214283 gene encoding phytanoyl-CoA dioxygenase domain-containing protein 1 isoform X2 — translation MSLNQNGYVVVEDFLTPTEVDELYLAGRGLCLDAPKENRKIFSTVNQKDAHSRETYFLDSGDKVRFFFEEGAFGESGELLVDPMMALNKVGHYLHVQHPIFNKITFSDRVKEVCLQLNFNKPAVCQSMYIYKNPGIGGEVISHQDSWFLHTEPNSVIGFWFALEDCTIQNGCLQVIKGSHKSGIHRHYKRNPEKGANQLLVYDRPAPIYPESSYTPLLVDKGTCILIHGNVVHKSEQNHSQKSRHAYTFHVIETENNVQYSEDNWLQPQKNNPFPILFERKN, via the exons ATGTCT cTCAACCAAAATGGCTATGTTGTTGTCGAAGATTTCCTTACACCAACCGAAGTCGATGAACTTTATTTAGCTGGCCGCGGTCTTTGTCTGGATGCCCCTAAAGAAAATCGGAAAATTTTCAGTACAGTAAATCAAAAAGATGCTCATAGCAGAGAAACATATTTTCTTGATTCAGGTGACaaagttcgtttttttttcgagGAAGGTGCTTTCGGTGAAAGTGGTGAATTATTGGTAGATCCTATGATGGCTTTAAACAAAGTAGGGCATTACTTGCATGTTCAACATCCTATTTTTAACAAGATAACATTTAGTGATCGTGTTAAGGAGGTGTGTTTGCAGTTGAACTTCAATAAACCGGCTGTTTGCCAAAGCATGTATATCTACAAGAACCCAGGTATTGGCGGCGAAGTTATATCACACCAGGATTCTTGGTTTTTGCACACTGAACCAAATTCTGTAATTGGTTTTTGGTTCGCACTCGAAGATTGCACTATTCAAAATGGGTGTTTACAAGTTATAAAGGGATCCCATAAAAGTGGTATTCACCGTCATTACAAACGAAATCCAGAAAAGGGAGCTAATCAGTTACTTGTTTACGATCGTCCAGCACCAATATATCCAGAATCAAGTTATACACCATTGCTCGTTGACAaag GTACCTGCATTCTTATACATGGCAATGTGGTgcataaaagtgaacaaaatcATTCCCAAAAGAGCCGACATGCTTACACTTTCCATGTCATTGAGACGGAGAATAATGTGCAGTATTCTGAAGATAATTGGCTGCAACCGCAAAAAAATAATCCTTTTCCTATTTTGTTTGAGAGAAAGAATTAA
- the LOC105214283 gene encoding phytanoyl-CoA dioxygenase domain-containing protein 1 homolog isoform X1: MHSTLLDELNQNGYVVVEDFLTPTEVDELYLAGRGLCLDAPKENRKIFSTVNQKDAHSRETYFLDSGDKVRFFFEEGAFGESGELLVDPMMALNKVGHYLHVQHPIFNKITFSDRVKEVCLQLNFNKPAVCQSMYIYKNPGIGGEVISHQDSWFLHTEPNSVIGFWFALEDCTIQNGCLQVIKGSHKSGIHRHYKRNPEKGANQLLVYDRPAPIYPESSYTPLLVDKGTCILIHGNVVHKSEQNHSQKSRHAYTFHVIETENNVQYSEDNWLQPQKNNPFPILFERKN, translated from the exons ATGCATAGTACATTGTTAGATGAG cTCAACCAAAATGGCTATGTTGTTGTCGAAGATTTCCTTACACCAACCGAAGTCGATGAACTTTATTTAGCTGGCCGCGGTCTTTGTCTGGATGCCCCTAAAGAAAATCGGAAAATTTTCAGTACAGTAAATCAAAAAGATGCTCATAGCAGAGAAACATATTTTCTTGATTCAGGTGACaaagttcgtttttttttcgagGAAGGTGCTTTCGGTGAAAGTGGTGAATTATTGGTAGATCCTATGATGGCTTTAAACAAAGTAGGGCATTACTTGCATGTTCAACATCCTATTTTTAACAAGATAACATTTAGTGATCGTGTTAAGGAGGTGTGTTTGCAGTTGAACTTCAATAAACCGGCTGTTTGCCAAAGCATGTATATCTACAAGAACCCAGGTATTGGCGGCGAAGTTATATCACACCAGGATTCTTGGTTTTTGCACACTGAACCAAATTCTGTAATTGGTTTTTGGTTCGCACTCGAAGATTGCACTATTCAAAATGGGTGTTTACAAGTTATAAAGGGATCCCATAAAAGTGGTATTCACCGTCATTACAAACGAAATCCAGAAAAGGGAGCTAATCAGTTACTTGTTTACGATCGTCCAGCACCAATATATCCAGAATCAAGTTATACACCATTGCTCGTTGACAaag GTACCTGCATTCTTATACATGGCAATGTGGTgcataaaagtgaacaaaatcATTCCCAAAAGAGCCGACATGCTTACACTTTCCATGTCATTGAGACGGAGAATAATGTGCAGTATTCTGAAGATAATTGGCTGCAACCGCAAAAAAATAATCCTTTTCCTATTTTGTTTGAGAGAAAGAATTAA